The following are encoded in a window of Lacinutrix sp. WUR7 genomic DNA:
- the pckA gene encoding phosphoenolpyruvate carboxykinase (ATP) translates to MVNHTQVTKTISLEQYGIKNAKVNYQLSPEQLQNITVEKKQGVIASSGALAVNTGEFTGRSPKDRFIVKDDVTKDKVWWGNINIPFDSDKFDKLYNKVVDYLSNKEVYVRDSYACADKDYKLNIRVITETPWSNMFAYNMFLRPTEEELKDFSPEWTIVNAPDFKADPEIDGTRQHNFAILDFTRKIILIGGTGYTGEIKKGIFSALNFILPVYKNTLPMHCSANVGKEGDTSIFFGLSGTGKTTLSTDPDRSLIGDDEHGWTAENTVFNFEGGCYAKVINLSQEQEPEIYAAIKKGAILENVIMNDKGEVDFADTSITQNTRVSYPIYHIENIRVPSIGKNPKNIFFLTADAFGVLPPISKLTPGQAAYHFISGYTAKVAGTEAGIDEPLPSFSACFGAPFMPLHPTKYAEMLSQKMKDAGVNVWLVNTGWTGGPYGVGSRMKLKYTRAMITAAMDGSLEAANKGNYHIHSVFGLNQPRTCPNVPTEVLSPRSTWNNDEGYYKTAYKLSDSFRANFKQFEADANQEILDGAPNVQE, encoded by the coding sequence ATGGTTAATCATACTCAAGTAACGAAAACGATTTCGTTAGAACAATATGGAATCAAAAATGCAAAAGTTAATTATCAACTTTCACCAGAACAACTTCAGAATATTACGGTTGAAAAAAAACAAGGAGTTATCGCTTCGTCTGGAGCACTTGCTGTTAATACAGGTGAGTTTACTGGTAGGTCACCAAAAGATAGGTTTATAGTTAAAGATGATGTCACTAAAGATAAAGTTTGGTGGGGAAATATAAATATTCCTTTTGATTCTGATAAGTTTGACAAGCTATACAATAAAGTAGTAGATTACTTATCTAACAAAGAAGTTTATGTAAGAGATAGTTATGCTTGCGCCGATAAAGATTACAAATTAAATATTAGAGTTATAACCGAGACTCCTTGGAGTAACATGTTTGCTTATAACATGTTTTTACGTCCTACCGAAGAAGAGTTAAAAGATTTTTCTCCAGAATGGACCATTGTTAATGCACCAGATTTTAAGGCAGATCCAGAAATAGATGGTACTCGTCAACATAACTTTGCTATTTTAGACTTTACAAGAAAAATTATATTAATTGGTGGAACTGGTTATACTGGTGAAATTAAAAAAGGAATTTTTTCTGCATTAAATTTTATTCTTCCTGTATATAAAAATACATTACCAATGCACTGTAGTGCAAATGTTGGTAAAGAAGGAGATACCTCTATTTTCTTTGGTCTTTCTGGAACAGGAAAAACTACCTTATCTACAGATCCAGATAGAAGTTTAATTGGGGATGATGAACATGGTTGGACTGCTGAAAACACTGTTTTTAATTTTGAAGGTGGTTGCTACGCTAAAGTAATTAACTTATCTCAAGAGCAAGAGCCTGAAATTTATGCTGCTATTAAAAAAGGAGCTATTTTAGAAAATGTAATAATGAATGATAAAGGTGAAGTAGATTTTGCAGATACTTCTATTACTCAGAATACTAGAGTGAGTTATCCAATTTATCATATTGAAAATATTAGAGTGCCTTCTATAGGTAAAAACCCTAAAAATATATTCTTTTTAACAGCAGATGCTTTTGGTGTTTTACCTCCAATCTCTAAGTTAACTCCTGGGCAAGCTGCATACCATTTTATATCTGGTTATACGGCTAAAGTTGCTGGAACAGAAGCTGGAATAGACGAGCCATTACCAAGTTTTTCTGCTTGTTTCGGAGCACCATTTATGCCTTTACACCCAACAAAATATGCCGAAATGCTAAGTCAGAAAATGAAAGACGCTGGAGTAAATGTTTGGTTGGTGAATACTGGTTGGACTGGTGGACCTTATGGCGTTGGTTCTAGGATGAAATTAAAATATACAAGAGCAATGATTACTGCTGCGATGGACGGAAGTTTAGAGGCTGCTAATAAAGGTAATTATCATATACATTCTGTGTTTGGATTAAACCAACCAAGAACCTGTCCTAATGTACCAACTGAGGTGTTAAGTCCGAGATCTACTTGGAATAATGATGAAGGGTATTACAAAACAGCATATAAATTGTCAGACTCTTTTAGAGCTAACTTTAAGCAGTTTGAAGCGGATGCAAATCAAGAAATTCTTGATGGTGCACCAAATGTACAGGAATAA
- a CDS encoding DUF423 domain-containing protein: MNKKLLISGAVLGILGIILGAFAAHGLKELISEASLQSFETGVRYQMYHAFFLLILGSINGVPEKSKKTIYKLTLVGVLFFSGSIYGLSTNALTPVNFNKIALVTPLGGLLLIGSWAILLINFLKLKADN, translated from the coding sequence ATGAACAAAAAATTATTAATTTCCGGAGCTGTTTTGGGTATCTTAGGAATTATACTAGGTGCATTTGCAGCACATGGCTTAAAAGAATTAATTTCGGAAGCGTCTTTACAATCTTTTGAAACCGGTGTGCGTTACCAAATGTATCATGCTTTTTTTCTGCTAATATTGGGAAGTATAAATGGGGTACCAGAAAAATCGAAAAAGACTATTTATAAACTGACGTTAGTTGGTGTTTTGTTTTTTTCGGGATCTATTTATGGTTTGTCTACAAATGCATTGACACCTGTGAATTTTAATAAAATCGCATTAGTTACCCCTTTGGGAGGCCTTTTGTTAATTGGGTCTTGGGCGATATTGTTGATAAACTTTTTAAAACTAAAAGCGGATAATTAG
- a CDS encoding saccharopine dehydrogenase family protein yields the protein MRKILVIGSGKSSSYLIKYLLEKSITEDLLIIVGDINFTHAKKLIGDHENAQAILLDVFDKHSRQEAIQNADIVVSMLPARFHIEVAKDCITFNKNMVTASYISPEMQALDKAAKDKGLIFMNEIGVDPGIDHMSAMQVIDKIRSKGGEMILFESFTGGLVAPESDNNLWNYKFTWNPRNVVLAGQGGAGKFLQESTYKYIPYNRLFRRTEFLEVEGYGRFEAYANRDSLKYQSVYGLDSIKTLYRGTMRRVGFSRAWNVFVQLGMTDDSYTIDDSENMSYRDFVNAFLPYSPTDSVELKFRHALKIDQDDVVWDKYLELDLFSRTKMVELKKATPAQILQKILMDSWTLDPEDKDMIVMYHKFGYALNGKTYQIDATMVTLGEDQTYTAMAKTVGLPVAIATLAILNEKITTPGVQIPITKEVYTPILKELEDYGIIFKEKEVPYLGYNPLHV from the coding sequence ATGCGAAAGATTTTAGTCATTGGTTCTGGAAAATCATCCTCATACCTTATTAAATATTTATTAGAAAAATCAATTACCGAAGATTTACTAATTATAGTTGGCGATATAAACTTTACTCACGCTAAAAAATTAATTGGCGATCATGAAAATGCCCAAGCTATTTTATTAGATGTTTTTGATAAACACTCTCGTCAAGAGGCCATACAAAACGCAGATATTGTAGTATCTATGCTACCTGCAAGATTTCATATAGAAGTTGCTAAAGACTGTATTACTTTTAATAAGAATATGGTAACCGCTTCTTATATAAGTCCAGAAATGCAAGCATTAGATAAAGCTGCAAAAGACAAAGGGCTTATTTTTATGAATGAAATTGGCGTCGATCCAGGAATAGACCACATGAGTGCTATGCAAGTCATTGATAAAATTAGAAGCAAAGGTGGTGAAATGATTTTATTCGAATCTTTTACAGGTGGACTAGTTGCTCCAGAAAGTGATAACAATCTATGGAACTACAAATTTACTTGGAACCCAAGAAACGTAGTGCTAGCAGGACAAGGTGGCGCTGGGAAATTTTTACAAGAAAGCACCTATAAATACATACCTTACAACAGACTCTTTAGACGTACCGAATTTTTAGAAGTAGAAGGATACGGCAGGTTTGAAGCCTATGCAAACAGAGATTCCCTTAAATACCAAAGTGTTTATGGCTTAGACAGCATTAAAACATTATATAGAGGTACCATGCGTCGCGTAGGATTTTCTCGTGCTTGGAATGTTTTTGTACAACTTGGTATGACAGACGATAGTTACACCATAGACGATAGTGAAAACATGAGCTACCGCGATTTTGTAAATGCCTTTTTACCATACAGCCCAACAGATTCTGTGGAGCTTAAATTTAGACATGCCTTAAAAATAGACCAAGATGATGTAGTTTGGGATAAATACTTAGAACTAGATCTTTTTAGTAGAACAAAAATGGTGGAACTTAAAAAAGCAACGCCAGCACAAATTTTACAAAAAATTTTAATGGATAGCTGGACACTAGACCCAGAAGACAAGGACATGATTGTTATGTATCATAAATTTGGCTATGCACTAAACGGAAAAACATACCAAATAGACGCAACCATGGTAACACTTGGTGAAGACCAAACCTATACCGCAATGGCAAAAACCGTCGGATTACCAGTAGCAATTGCAACACTCGCAATCCTTAACGAAAAGATCACAACGCCAGGGGTACAAATACCAATTACCAAAGAAGTGTACACTCCTATTTTAAAAGAACTAGAAGATTACGGTATTATTTTTAAAGAAAAAGAAGTGCCTTACTTAGGCTACAACCCGTTACACGTTTAA
- a CDS encoding Lrp/AsnC ligand binding domain-containing protein: MKTTNNNIQIDGIDKKILRALMEDARTPILEIARGVGISGAAIHQRLRKLEKSGLIAGSKFVINPKVLGYTTMAYIGVYLDKAMSNPEAVKQLKKIPEVLECHYTTGNWSIFIKILCKDNEHLMQVLNKDIQSISGVSRTETFISLDQQIDRQIKI, encoded by the coding sequence GTGAAAACAACAAATAACAACATTCAAATTGATGGTATAGACAAGAAAATACTACGAGCTTTAATGGAAGACGCAAGAACACCAATTCTTGAAATAGCAAGAGGTGTTGGTATTTCTGGAGCAGCCATACACCAACGACTGCGAAAACTAGAAAAGTCTGGTTTAATTGCTGGATCCAAATTTGTAATAAATCCAAAAGTATTAGGCTATACCACCATGGCATATATTGGTGTGTATCTAGATAAAGCTATGAGTAATCCCGAAGCAGTAAAACAACTTAAAAAAATCCCCGAGGTTTTAGAATGCCATTACACCACAGGAAATTGGAGTATTTTTATTAAAATTCTTTGTAAAGACAATGAACATCTTATGCAGGTTTTAAATAAAGACATTCAATCTATTTCTGGAGTTTCTAGAACAGAAACCTTCATCTCTTTAGATCAACAGATTGACCGACAAATTAAAATATAA